The nucleotide sequence GTAAGGTTTGTCGATCATGATGCCATCGATTTTTGTCGAGGTTTTTGGATTGAAGATGCCGCTTATTTAGCTTTAAAAAAACTCAAGCCACAAGACTTTGCCATCTCGGTCGAGATCACTAATCAGCAAGGATCAAAAAATGAAATTGACGGAGCTTTCCTTTATGAAAATCAACTCTATTTGATTGAATGTAAAACCTCCCATTTAGCACGTGAAGGCAAAGGAACTCAAACTCTTTATAAAATGGATACTTTAGTTGACTATGCAGGCCTGCATACTGAAGGAATTCTTGCCTCATACAGGCCCTTAGAAGACTATGACCTACGACGTGCCAAAGACCTGGACATTAGTATCATCCAAGGCTCTGCCCTAAGAAATTTTGATCAGCATCTCAAAAATATTGTTGAGAAATCCAAGGAGAGCGATCAACATGGATAATTTTAAAAATATAAATAAGCATAAAGAACACCTGACGACAAAGCCACCAAAAACTCATAGTCGCCTTAAGACTATCACGGCAATCATTATTGCGATCATTGCAGATATCCTAAGTATATTTTTGTCTTTTGCACCCGAAATTGCGATTCCCGTCAATATGATCCTCGTGGGAATTTTAAGTTTACTACTGGGATTTAAATTTATTTACATCCCCTCGGCCTTAGTAGAAACTTTCCCACTTATATCCGCAATGCCGTTCTGGACTGCCGCAACACTTTATTCAATCTATAAAAACAAACACCCCAAGCTAGATAAATAAAACTTATTTCTTGTCATTTAAGTTTTTGAGATATTCTTGCCACTCTATGGGAAGAAGGTATTTTTTTTGGCTATTGCATTCTTGGCAACAAGGAACGCAATTGCTCTTGGAAGTCTTGCCTCCCCGCACAATGGGGACCAAATGATCCATCGTCAGTTCTGACGGATGAAACTCTTGCTTGCAATAACTACATAAACCCTTGCCTTTCTGATTCTTCCACCATTGCGACTGGCGCATTTCTCGTGCTTTATTCTTTTCGCGCTTGCGATGTTCATCATCTGCAGATGAAAAGCCTTCAAAAGAAAACATATTTTTGCTCCGTAAAATTCGATTTACTCAAAATTAGCCTCACTGCAGAGGTTGCATAGTCACATTTAGAGGCTTTTTTATTATAAATAAAAAGGAATAGTAACATGAAACTAAAAGCAAAGTATTTTGGCTTTTGCCTAATAGGAGCATTATCACTGCTTTCTTGTAAGGAAGCTGCGGAAGGCGTCGACCAGACTGCGGATCAACTTACAGGGAAAAACCAGATTAAGCAATTGAAAAAGACTGAGGCCCAACTCAACGATATTAACAAGCAACACAACAAACAACTCGAAGAAGCTACTAAAGAAAAATAATTTTCTCTACCCCTCTCTCGATTACGAGTATCTAATGATACTGGTGTTTGCTTAACATATTATCTGAGTCCCTATCATGTCCAGTTCACCTACCCCTCCGCCAAAACCGGAGATCAAAGGGGCTAGTCGCGCCTTTGTCATCGGTGCCAGTGCTTCTTTTGTCCTCCTCGTGCTTGCCATTGCACTAGGCTGGGTTTCTGTTGCCTCCGGCATTCGTCACATAAAAAAATACAGCTCCAAAGAGGCTTTAAGTTTTTCTTTCCCCGAAAGCAAGGAGCAATATACTCTTACGCTACAAAAGATTGCTGCTGCTCTTGATAAAGCTCATAAGGGCCAAGAAACAGAACTCCGTTTGAATGCCCTAGAACTTAATAGCTTGCTCGCCCACGACCTAAGCTTTGATCAATTTCGTCAACACTGCCGACTTAACAAAATCACTGAAGATGCGATCTTTATCGACATTAGTTTCCCCATTGATAAACTTAAGTGGGCGTCATGGACTGACGTTGAAGGACAATTTTTAAATGGCCAAGTACTTCTAACTGGTCGAATGAAAAAAGATTATCTAGTCCTAGTAATTGATCAAGTCCAGCATGACGGAAAGAAAATCATGCTTGACACGATGGAGTCTCTTAAAGAACATAATGCTCTAACTTTTTGGCCCGCGGCAGAGCAATATCAAGAAGATCTTCAACTCATTCGCGGCATGAGCTTAGAAGATGGCGAAGTCATTCTAAAAGTGGCTCCCTTCAAAGAGGATGACTAATGTCTAAATCTACACCTTTAGAAGATTGGTATCCAAAAGATGTCACTGCAGAAGAACTGGATGATATCCAAAGTCGCTTCGAGCTTTCACGGCCTGCTGCCACTGTGCTCGCGAGCCGACCTATCCTCAAAAAAAACAATGATTGTTTTAATACCTCTTTAGCCAACTTAAGTGACCCCTTTCGCTTTCCTGATATGCAAAAAACTGTTGAGCGCATCTTTCAAGCTATTGACAAGGAAGAAACAATCGTGGTTCACGGGGATTACGATACTGATGGAGTCACCTCCTCAACTCTTCTCAATTGGGTTTTACAGTCCTACGGTGCCAAGAGTAGCGTTTTCATTTCTAATCGCCTCCATGATGGCTATGGCCCTACACCCATAACAATGCAAAACCAAATAGATGCAGGCGCTTCTTTAGTCATCTCAACTGACTGTGGCATCACTTCATTTGAAGCCGCTGACTATGCGCACGAAAATGGTTTAGACTTTATCATTACTGACCATCACAATCCTGCAGAGAAACTCCCACAAGCCTTTTCAATTATCAATCCTCGAATCACCACTGAATTACTTGATCTTTATTCCCTTGCTGGAGTCGGTGTATCATTTAAACTCTGTCATGCTTTATTAAAACATGGCACCACACTTGGCAAAAAAGCCACTATTGATTTACGAAATGGTCTCGACTTAGTCGCCTTAGGAACAATTGCAGATTCCTGTCCATTAGTGGGTGAGAATCGCTCTTTAGTTAAAAACGGCCTCAAACTTCTCAACATTAATCCACGCCCTGGCGTAAGAGCTTTATACGAAGCCACAACACTTGATACACATATTACTGCATCGGATATCAGTCGTAAAATCTCACCGAAAATTAATGCTGCTGGTCGAGTGGGTGATCCCATGGTATCGGCTAAACTCCTAGCTTCAAATAGTATCCATGAATCTCGGCAACTCGTCAATCAGCTCAAGAATTTCAACCGCATTAGACGCAACGCAGAGAAATCAGCTTACATGGAGGCTTTTCAAATTGCAAAAGAGCAATTTGCCAGTTCACCACCTCTACTTTTAGTCGTAGGTCCTAATTGGCACCCGGGAGTCATCGGACTTCTATCCACCAAACTCACCAAACACTTCGGCTTACCTTCAATCGTTTTATCAAAAGATAAAAACCCAGATGAACTCTTAGGTTCTGGTCGAAGCTGCAACAGCATCAACCTTTTGGAAGGTTTAAAACATTGCAGTGAACTACTCAATAACTTTGGTGGTCATCCGATGGCTGCTGGACTATCTTTAGCTGTTGATAATTTAGATTCATTCAAAATAAAATTGACGAATCTATTGCAAAGTGATACTCTCGAAAAAGTAGAGAAGAATCATAAACATCACTACTACGATGGTGAATTCACTTTCCAAGATTTAGATGAAAAATTCATCACAGACCTTGAAGCCATGGAACCTTTTGGCAATGGCAATGATGCCCCTATCTTCCTCTTTAAGAATATTCAAATCAAAGATACGCACCACCCTATCAGCGCCGTTTTATCTGGCTTTGTTGTAGATAAATTTTCAACTAAAATACCCTTCACTTATTACACCCCTTTCGATTATAGCGATTTTGAATCCGCGAAGCTCTACAATATTATTGCTACTCCTTATCGAAATTATGAAAATAAAACTTGTCGCTTACTTCTACACGAAGTTTTTGCGAATCAATAAAAATGACTATGCCGCTCTCAGCCCTAGAAAAAAAAATCAATTGTCTTTTTAACAACAAAGAACTTTTGAACGAAGCGATGACTCATCGTTCTTATAGATTTGAGAGCCAAGTTGAAACTAAAGATAACCAGCGTCTAGAATTCCTCGGTGATGCTGTCATAGAGTTAATTGTATCTCGCTACCTCTTCGACCGCTATTCCAATGCTCCTGAAGGAGACATGACAAAATATCGCGCTGCCTTAGTTCAAGAATCTGCCCTATTTGATTGTGCTCGTCATATTGATTTAGGGCATTTTTTACTCCTTGGGAAAAGCGAATTGACTAGCAAGGGAAATGAACGCCCTTCTAATCTCTCTGATGCTTATGAAGCACTGATTGCCGCCATCTACATAGATCAAGGCTATGAGAAGGCCCAGGTTTTCCATATCCAAAATCTAGAAGCGCTATGGAATGAGCCCGCAGATTTAGTTTTGGTTCAGAATCCTAAAGGTATCCTGCAAGAAATTACGCAAAAAAACCATGGCTCTACACCCAAGTATGCAACCATATCTAAAAGTGGGCCTGAACATGAGCCCAAATATAAAGTCGACTGCTACCTAAATCGAGAATTACTTGCGCACGGTGAAGGAAAGACTTTAAAGAGCGCTCAAGAAAACGCGGCCACACATGCCATCAATAGACTCAAAGAGGACAAAAACAAATGAATAGCGAACGTATACAGGCTATTGTCGACGAATATAAACTCCCCAAGTTTCGTGCTAAACAGCTCAAAGAAGCTTTTTTTGAACATCATTATAGCTCTTTTGAACAACTCACAAACTTCCCTAAAGATCTACGCAATAAACTCACCCAAGAGAATCAAGTTTTATGCCTCACGGTAAATAAAGTTTTTGCATCATCAGATAAAGTGACCTACAAGGCCTTGCTCGAACTTCACGATGGTCTAAAAATTGAATCAGTCTTAATGAGCCCCAAGCCGGGGCTTTGGACCGCTTGCATCAGTTCGCAAGTGGGCTGTGCGATGAAATGTACATTTTGCGCCACTGGAACTATGGGTCTCACACGTAATTTAAGCTCGGAAGAAATATCTGATCAAGTCCTATTTTGGCGACAATTCATTGCCAAAAATGATATTGATACTGAACGTCTCAATAATGTAGTTTATATGGGCATGGGCGAACCTTTACACAATACAAAACAAGTATTTGCAAGCATAGAAGAACTGACTACGGAAGATACTTTCAAAATTGGCTCGAGACACATTTCTGTCTCCACTTCAGGCCTGCTCAAGGGTGTCAAAGAAATGGCGGAAAGGTTTCCCCAAGTTAACCTGGCTCTTTCACTGCATGCCGCCAAAGATGAATTACGGTCTTCAATCATGCCCATAAATGATGCCTTCAATCTCGAGCGAGTGAGAGCTTGTCTCGATGAATACATCGATAAAACTCACAGAAAGGTTTTCATTGAATATGTTTTACTAGAAGGTGAAAATAACGAACTTTCTCACGCCGCTGAATTATGCGATTTCCTCAAATCTCTAGAGAGACCTGAATTAACTCACACCAACCTCATTGTTTACAATGAAACTGATAGCACACACAAAGGCTCAACTAGGCAAAAAGCTGATGACTTTCGAAATTTTTTAAAGTCGAAAGGCCTAAGTGTTACCATACGCAAAAACTTAGGTAGAGATATCGATGGTGCCTGTGGTCAACTCGCAGTAAAAGAAGATAATTAAGTCCCTAGGAAATGGAAACTTAAGTTCACTAGATTACCTTTAGCTATTAATATTCGGAGTTCATATGTCAAAATTTATCACTGGCCTTTTTTTATTGTGCCTTCTCTTTTCCTGTGCGAACCATGATGGTCCCTATACTCAAAAAAATCTAAGCCCTGAAGAAAACACTTTCCGCAGGTCTTTTCTAACAACAGCGTCAGACTTACATCAAGATTTATACTTCTCTCATCAAGCTTTTTCATCAGATTTAAAACTTTTAATAAAAGAACCGAGTCAAGAGCAAATCGATGCGACCATAAAAAGCCTTGAACTACTGAGAACTAATTATAATAAAACTATCCCTTTTCGTAATACCCACGGCCCACTAGATTATCCTTACTTAAAAACACAGCACAATCTCTCACAACTTATCT is from Lentisphaera profundi and encodes:
- a CDS encoding HNH endonuclease; this encodes MFSFEGFSSADDEHRKREKNKAREMRQSQWWKNQKGKGLCSYCKQEFHPSELTMDHLVPIVRGGKTSKSNCVPCCQECNSQKKYLLPIEWQEYLKNLNDKK
- the recJ gene encoding single-stranded-DNA-specific exonuclease RecJ: MSKSTPLEDWYPKDVTAEELDDIQSRFELSRPAATVLASRPILKKNNDCFNTSLANLSDPFRFPDMQKTVERIFQAIDKEETIVVHGDYDTDGVTSSTLLNWVLQSYGAKSSVFISNRLHDGYGPTPITMQNQIDAGASLVISTDCGITSFEAADYAHENGLDFIITDHHNPAEKLPQAFSIINPRITTELLDLYSLAGVGVSFKLCHALLKHGTTLGKKATIDLRNGLDLVALGTIADSCPLVGENRSLVKNGLKLLNINPRPGVRALYEATTLDTHITASDISRKISPKINAAGRVGDPMVSAKLLASNSIHESRQLVNQLKNFNRIRRNAEKSAYMEAFQIAKEQFASSPPLLLVVGPNWHPGVIGLLSTKLTKHFGLPSIVLSKDKNPDELLGSGRSCNSINLLEGLKHCSELLNNFGGHPMAAGLSLAVDNLDSFKIKLTNLLQSDTLEKVEKNHKHHYYDGEFTFQDLDEKFITDLEAMEPFGNGNDAPIFLFKNIQIKDTHHPISAVLSGFVVDKFSTKIPFTYYTPFDYSDFESAKLYNIIATPYRNYENKTCRLLLHEVFANQ
- the rnc gene encoding ribonuclease III, with the protein product MTMPLSALEKKINCLFNNKELLNEAMTHRSYRFESQVETKDNQRLEFLGDAVIELIVSRYLFDRYSNAPEGDMTKYRAALVQESALFDCARHIDLGHFLLLGKSELTSKGNERPSNLSDAYEALIAAIYIDQGYEKAQVFHIQNLEALWNEPADLVLVQNPKGILQEITQKNHGSTPKYATISKSGPEHEPKYKVDCYLNRELLAHGEGKTLKSAQENAATHAINRLKEDKNK
- the rlmN gene encoding 23S rRNA (adenine(2503)-C(2))-methyltransferase RlmN produces the protein MNSERIQAIVDEYKLPKFRAKQLKEAFFEHHYSSFEQLTNFPKDLRNKLTQENQVLCLTVNKVFASSDKVTYKALLELHDGLKIESVLMSPKPGLWTACISSQVGCAMKCTFCATGTMGLTRNLSSEEISDQVLFWRQFIAKNDIDTERLNNVVYMGMGEPLHNTKQVFASIEELTTEDTFKIGSRHISVSTSGLLKGVKEMAERFPQVNLALSLHAAKDELRSSIMPINDAFNLERVRACLDEYIDKTHRKVFIEYVLLEGENNELSHAAELCDFLKSLERPELTHTNLIVYNETDSTHKGSTRQKADDFRNFLKSKGLSVTIRKNLGRDIDGACGQLAVKEDN